One window from the genome of Pelodictyon luteolum DSM 273 encodes:
- a CDS encoding isochorismate synthase, with the protein MSDHHIIITPTETPLPIAQAAEAIQTALQQHGRDGANPLHPPGTLMLFRQPLQPSDPAKWLAAQNIRPRIFWRNREQDYAAAGIGVADRITYSGREQNSSAFRILGESMAQKSRAARYFGGISFNNIEQQDHDWKNFPAFSFILPLLELSMENGACTLTCHILAGTPDETLARIEDARTLIASLPSDAGDNGERLPAVTGRSCSPDREGWIRNCGKAIATFEDGSTEKIMLARKTTLEFASACNPMLFLLRHPYPQNSTYRFYFEPEEGCAFLSFTPERLYRRDGSRLLTEALAGTCSKEGADLTDEHASRALLGSEKDIREHRFVKDMIYNELLPACSQIEMEDEVQVLQLNRLAHLYTRCSAVLKPECTDDGEVLSILHPTPAVGGVPKEEAMRHIMELEPFSRGWYAAPVGWIMRDAAEFAVGIRSALVNGTTASLYSGAGLVRGSDPELEWDEVEQKIGDLLAITEDKA; encoded by the coding sequence ATGAGTGACCACCATATCATCATCACGCCCACAGAGACCCCCCTACCGATAGCACAGGCGGCCGAAGCCATCCAGACAGCACTCCAGCAGCATGGCAGAGATGGCGCCAACCCCCTCCATCCGCCGGGTACGCTTATGCTGTTCCGTCAGCCGCTGCAGCCATCAGACCCCGCCAAGTGGCTCGCCGCCCAGAACATCCGCCCCAGAATATTCTGGAGAAACCGTGAGCAGGACTATGCCGCCGCCGGCATCGGTGTCGCCGACCGCATTACATACAGCGGCAGGGAACAGAACAGTTCCGCATTCAGGATCCTTGGTGAATCGATGGCCCAAAAGAGCCGCGCTGCGAGGTATTTCGGAGGGATCTCCTTCAACAACATTGAACAGCAGGACCACGACTGGAAAAACTTTCCGGCGTTCTCCTTCATCCTCCCGCTCCTTGAGCTCTCCATGGAAAACGGAGCCTGTACCCTTACCTGCCATATCCTTGCCGGCACCCCCGATGAAACCCTTGCCAGAATAGAGGATGCCCGTACCCTCATCGCTTCACTCCCGAGTGATGCCGGCGACAACGGGGAGCGCCTCCCGGCCGTCACCGGCCGTTCATGCAGCCCAGACCGGGAGGGATGGATACGGAACTGCGGCAAAGCCATTGCGACATTCGAAGACGGCAGCACCGAGAAAATCATGCTCGCCCGCAAAACCACTCTGGAGTTCGCTTCAGCCTGCAACCCCATGCTCTTCCTTCTCCGTCACCCCTATCCCCAGAACTCCACCTACCGGTTCTATTTCGAACCCGAAGAGGGCTGTGCGTTCCTGAGCTTCACCCCCGAACGCCTCTACCGTCGGGACGGATCCCGGCTTCTTACCGAGGCCCTTGCCGGCACCTGCTCGAAAGAGGGCGCGGACCTCACCGATGAGCATGCATCACGGGCTCTCCTCGGCTCAGAAAAAGACATCAGGGAGCACCGGTTCGTCAAAGACATGATCTACAACGAGCTCCTCCCGGCATGCAGCCAGATCGAGATGGAGGATGAGGTGCAGGTACTGCAGCTGAACCGCCTTGCACACCTCTACACCCGTTGCTCGGCCGTCCTGAAACCCGAATGCACCGATGACGGGGAAGTGCTCTCTATCCTTCACCCGACGCCGGCCGTCGGCGGTGTACCGAAAGAGGAGGCCATGCGCCACATCATGGAGCTCGAACCCTTCAGCCGCGGCTGGTATGCCGCGCCGGTAGGGTGGATCATGAGGGATGCGGCGGAGTTCGCCGTCGGCATCCGCTCGGCGCTTGTCAACGGTACGACCGCCTCGCTGTACTCAGGCGCAGGGCTCGTCCGCGGATCCGACCCTGAACTGGAATGGGACGAGGTCGAGCAGAAAATCGGAGACCTGCTGGCCATCACAGAGGACAAGGCATGA